Proteins from one Pontibacter korlensis genomic window:
- a CDS encoding N-acetylmuramoyl-L-alanine amidase — MNYTSTAFFSLLLASTCLFSCSKNPYASTNKAHKKQLKTYAKQLRTVPATNPGEEQLQQGDYWVGTTNFNMRRANFVVIHHTAQNSTDHTLKTFTMPKTSVSAHYVIGRDGKVYHMLNDNLRAWHGGNSRWGNNTDLNSSSIGIELDNNGAEPFSDAQINSLLEVLAMLKKTHNIPTENFIGHSDIAPVRKVDPNQTFPWKKLAENGFGLWYDEDTVEEYLQPAAPITVLDSTGTKPALILQPLDTIATIPPHFNPKEALRIIGYDTRDLPAAIRAFKLHFIQDEVNMELTERDKAVLYNLYQKYL, encoded by the coding sequence ATGAACTATACTTCTACTGCTTTCTTCTCTCTTCTGCTTGCCAGCACCTGCCTGTTTAGCTGTTCCAAAAACCCTTATGCCAGCACCAACAAAGCACATAAGAAACAGCTGAAAACATATGCCAAACAGCTACGCACAGTACCAGCCACTAACCCCGGCGAGGAGCAACTGCAGCAGGGTGACTACTGGGTAGGCACCACTAATTTTAACATGCGCAGGGCCAATTTTGTGGTCATCCACCACACCGCCCAAAACTCAACCGACCATACCTTAAAAACCTTTACGATGCCGAAAACCAGTGTTAGCGCACACTATGTTATTGGTCGGGATGGTAAGGTATACCACATGCTGAACGACAATCTGCGTGCCTGGCATGGTGGCAACAGCCGATGGGGCAATAACACGGACCTCAACTCCTCCTCTATTGGTATAGAGCTGGATAATAATGGGGCAGAACCGTTCTCGGATGCTCAGATTAACAGCCTGCTGGAAGTACTGGCTATGCTGAAGAAAACGCATAACATCCCCACAGAGAACTTTATCGGGCACTCTGACATTGCACCGGTTCGCAAGGTAGATCCAAACCAGACCTTCCCCTGGAAAAAGCTGGCTGAAAATGGTTTCGGCTTATGGTACGATGAGGATACTGTAGAAGAGTACCTGCAGCCTGCAGCCCCCATAACAGTGCTCGATAGCACTGGTACAAAACCTGCACTTATACTTCAGCCACTGGATACAATTGCAACCATACCTCCACACTTCAATCCTAAAGAGGCGCTCCGCATTATAGGTTATGATACCCGCGATTTGCCAGCAGCCATACGTGCTTTCAAGCTTCACTTTATACAGGATGAGGTGAACATGGAACTTACTGAACGAGACAAGGCTGTACTGTACAACCTGTATCAGAAGTACCTGTAG
- a CDS encoding serine hydrolase domain-containing protein — protein sequence MPTLQLVLDNLLSRHFSENSPGAVVLVAKGDEVLYLQGAGLANLKTRAPITPETTFRLASVSKQFTAMCVHLLEQQGQLKLTNKLSVYFPELIHFGEIQLLHLLNHTSGLPDFEEYIPEDQTDQLTDEDVLRITAAQEKALFSPGSQYRYSNTAYVLLGLLVEQVSGVSYADFLQANAFNPLHIQHTMLYQAQAQIPNRAMGYRGDAAGAFSLSDQNIGTATRGDGCIYTSAQDYLKWHLALQNNFLFNIKSSLGINYSTVDAGKHWYYSMGWFFAKDNDGNSELFHSGDTSGFTNLVMHLPQQETLVACFSNIANNQPFLNDLLQELKQFPESHPRSELVYHLPELTR from the coding sequence ATGCCTACTCTACAACTAGTATTAGATAACCTGCTCAGCCGGCATTTCAGCGAAAATTCACCTGGTGCCGTAGTTTTGGTAGCTAAAGGGGATGAAGTTTTATACTTACAAGGCGCCGGATTGGCCAATTTAAAGACTCGTGCACCCATCACGCCAGAAACAACTTTCCGACTCGCATCTGTGTCGAAGCAGTTTACGGCCATGTGTGTGCACCTGCTGGAGCAGCAAGGACAGCTTAAACTTACTAATAAGCTAAGTGTATACTTCCCGGAGCTGATACACTTTGGCGAAATACAGCTACTGCATCTTCTAAACCACACATCCGGCCTGCCTGATTTTGAGGAGTATATACCAGAAGACCAAACAGATCAGCTCACCGACGAGGACGTACTACGCATTACTGCAGCTCAGGAAAAGGCTCTCTTCTCCCCCGGCTCACAGTACCGCTATAGCAACACCGCCTATGTGCTACTTGGGCTATTGGTAGAGCAGGTATCAGGTGTGAGTTATGCTGATTTCTTACAGGCTAATGCATTTAACCCTCTGCACATACAGCACACTATGCTATATCAAGCTCAGGCGCAGATTCCAAACAGGGCAATGGGTTACCGTGGTGATGCAGCTGGTGCGTTTTCTCTCTCAGATCAGAACATCGGAACCGCAACCAGAGGAGACGGCTGTATTTATACTTCCGCCCAGGATTACCTGAAGTGGCACTTAGCACTACAGAACAACTTTTTATTTAACATAAAAAGCTCACTCGGAATAAATTACTCTACTGTTGATGCAGGTAAACATTGGTACTACAGTATGGGCTGGTTTTTTGCCAAAGATAATGATGGTAACAGCGAGCTTTTCCATAGCGGCGATACCTCAGGATTTACGAACCTGGTCATGCACCTGCCCCAGCAAGAAACTTTGGTTGCCTGCTTTTCCAACATCGCCAACAATCAGCCTTTCCTAAACGACTTATTGCAAGAGTTAAAGCAATTCCCCGAGTCTCATCCAAGGTCAGAGCTCGTTTATCACCTACCTGAACTGACACGATAA
- a CDS encoding DUF58 domain-containing protein, with the protein MQFIRSLYFTNRLYLGLASLAYLFVLAFFVPVLLVIAKVALAVLALLVVVDLLLLYSNNKGLYASRSMQEKLSNGSENDVYLYLENKYNFTLYAEVIDELPFQLQKRDSVFKANVPTGRTHIIHYTVRPTKRGSYSFGAINVFAMSVLRLVKRRHKFAQNQEVPVYPSFIQMRQYELLTISNRLHEAGLKKIRRIGQSSEFEQIRPYVAGDDQRTINWKATARKAELMVNSYQDEKSQQVYCLIDKGRVMQMPFEGLSLLDYAINASLVVSNIALKKQDKAGVITFSHTISNMLPAERKASQLRLILELLYNQKTLYQETDYERLYTTVRHSIKQRSLLLLFSNFETLNGAQRQLPYLRAMAKRHLLVVIFFENTELHSLLHQRAANTEEVYTKAIAEKFAHDKRQIVKELQMHGIHTILTPPKDLTVNTINKYLELKARGLI; encoded by the coding sequence GTGCAGTTTATTCGCAGTTTATACTTTACTAACCGCCTGTACCTGGGCTTAGCCAGCCTGGCTTACCTTTTTGTGCTTGCCTTTTTCGTACCGGTGCTGCTGGTTATAGCCAAGGTAGCGCTGGCAGTGCTGGCTCTGCTTGTGGTAGTGGATCTGTTGCTGCTCTATAGCAACAACAAAGGTCTTTACGCTAGCCGCAGTATGCAGGAAAAACTCTCCAACGGCAGCGAGAACGATGTGTACCTGTACCTGGAGAACAAGTATAACTTTACCTTATACGCAGAGGTGATAGACGAACTGCCTTTCCAGCTTCAGAAACGGGACAGCGTTTTCAAGGCTAATGTTCCGACTGGCCGAACGCACATTATTCACTACACGGTAAGGCCAACCAAGCGGGGTAGCTACAGCTTTGGCGCGATCAATGTGTTTGCTATGAGCGTGCTTCGTCTGGTAAAACGTCGGCACAAGTTCGCTCAGAACCAGGAAGTACCGGTGTATCCGTCGTTTATACAGATGCGTCAGTATGAGTTGCTCACTATCTCCAACAGGCTGCACGAAGCTGGTTTAAAGAAGATACGCCGGATTGGTCAGAGCTCAGAATTTGAGCAGATACGGCCATACGTGGCAGGCGACGACCAACGCACCATTAACTGGAAAGCCACAGCTCGCAAAGCCGAACTGATGGTAAACAGCTATCAGGATGAAAAGTCGCAGCAAGTATACTGCTTGATTGATAAGGGCCGTGTTATGCAGATGCCCTTTGAAGGTTTAAGCCTACTGGACTACGCTATCAACGCGTCGCTGGTTGTTTCTAACATCGCTCTAAAGAAACAGGATAAGGCGGGTGTGATCACCTTCTCCCATACCATCAGCAATATGTTACCTGCTGAGCGAAAGGCTAGCCAGCTACGTCTTATCCTGGAGCTGCTGTACAACCAGAAAACGCTGTACCAGGAAACGGACTACGAACGCCTCTACACTACTGTACGCCATAGCATAAAGCAGCGTAGTCTCCTCTTGCTGTTCTCTAACTTTGAGACGCTGAATGGGGCGCAGCGCCAGTTACCGTACTTACGGGCCATGGCCAAACGCCATCTGCTCGTAGTCATCTTCTTTGAGAATACTGAACTGCACAGCTTACTGCACCAACGCGCTGCAAATACAGAGGAGGTTTACACCAAAGCCATTGCAGAAAAGTTTGCCCACGATAAGCGGCAAATAGTAAAGGAACTTCAGATGCATGGTATACATACTATCCTCACTCCTCCGAAAGACCTGACAGTTAACACAATCAACAAATACCTGGAGCTAAAAGCCCGTGGCCTGATATAA
- a CDS encoding aminotransferase class I/II-fold pyridoxal phosphate-dependent enzyme, translating to MSAPAYTDHLPGRTVTLHGEEFLYCSGTSYLGMACNEDFQRLVLEGMRRYGTNYSSSRRSNLRLQVYGQVEEQLAHISGAEAALTMSSGFLMGQTLVQVLRERGRFMYAPCAHPALWLSNAAATEANAEISFTDWSKQVLEEVGASEEESFVIVCNALDPLQAVGYSFDWVAHLPAHKKVTLVVDDSHGFGVTGTEGAGIYPELRKYKNVELVVISSFGKALGVPAGFILASKEVVELVKASPYFGGASPAIPAYLYAYLQAGEVIAEARQRLQQNIHTFLEHLEQPEQLFSYILNYPVFSTRYESIAEHLHQRHILISNFRYPTAESAPIIRVILNSLHTADDLQQLSEAVNQFSPKFVIN from the coding sequence ATGAGCGCTCCGGCCTATACCGATCACCTGCCTGGCCGTACTGTTACGCTGCACGGAGAGGAGTTTCTTTATTGTAGCGGTACATCTTACCTGGGTATGGCCTGTAATGAGGATTTTCAGCGCCTGGTGCTGGAGGGGATGCGCCGTTATGGTACCAACTACTCCAGCTCACGCAGATCCAACTTACGGCTGCAGGTATATGGGCAGGTGGAAGAGCAGTTAGCCCATATCAGTGGTGCAGAAGCTGCATTGACCATGTCGTCCGGTTTCCTGATGGGGCAGACGCTGGTGCAGGTGCTGCGTGAGCGGGGCAGGTTTATGTATGCACCCTGTGCGCACCCGGCCCTCTGGCTAAGCAATGCCGCCGCAACCGAAGCCAATGCTGAAATCAGCTTTACGGATTGGTCAAAGCAAGTCCTGGAGGAGGTAGGAGCTTCAGAAGAAGAGTCTTTTGTTATAGTGTGTAATGCACTTGATCCGCTTCAGGCTGTCGGCTACTCTTTTGATTGGGTGGCGCATTTGCCAGCGCATAAGAAGGTAACACTGGTGGTGGATGATTCGCACGGGTTTGGCGTAACCGGAACAGAAGGTGCCGGCATATATCCTGAACTTCGCAAGTATAAAAATGTGGAACTGGTAGTAATCAGCTCCTTTGGTAAAGCTCTTGGCGTTCCGGCTGGTTTTATACTTGCTTCAAAGGAGGTGGTAGAGTTGGTAAAAGCCAGCCCATACTTTGGAGGCGCTTCGCCAGCCATACCAGCTTACCTGTACGCTTACCTGCAGGCAGGGGAGGTGATAGCAGAGGCAAGGCAGCGGCTGCAGCAAAACATTCATACTTTTCTGGAGCATCTGGAGCAGCCGGAGCAGCTTTTCAGCTATATCCTCAACTATCCTGTCTTCAGTACCAGGTACGAGAGTATAGCAGAGCACCTGCATCAGCGCCACATCCTTATATCTAACTTCCGATACCCAACCGCAGAGAGTGCGCCAATCATTCGTGTTATTTTAAACAGCCTGCACACAGCAGATGACTTGCAGCAGCTGTCGGAGGCAGTAAACCAATTCTCTCCAAAATTTGTCATAAATTAG
- a CDS encoding Na+/H+ antiporter NhaC family protein, which yields MLLHTVRSTIYMQHIQKTGGWALVPFLVFVLTFLGAGILLNDFYALPAPVAVVLGIISAFFILRGSTEAKVAALIQGCGDSKIITMCLIYLLAGAFATVTKVVGGVDATVNLGLSVLPVQYLGLGVFLLAAFLSTATGTSVGAIVALGPIVVGLAEQSHTSLPLLLGALLGGAMFGDNLSFISDTTIAATQTQECSMRDKFRVNILIAGPAALVTIALLLITGLNTAGAGAGLLPELQDFSFWQIVPYLLVIVLAISGVNVFVVLILGTLASGAVGLWQGQLEVLQFGRSVYEGFTGMTEIFLLSMLTGGLAKMVSEAGGIAFLLQRVSKATRGFRSAQVGIGALVGGTNTAIANNTVSIVVTGQVVKEISQRYAVDKRKTAALMDISSCVVQGLLPYGAQILILLSFTEGKLNFLDLWANAWYLYLLLLFSLLAVYTPFVDNYLAKQPAAETAVATS from the coding sequence ATGCTATTACATACCGTTCGCTCCACCATTTACATGCAACATATTCAGAAAACAGGGGGATGGGCCCTGGTGCCTTTCCTTGTGTTTGTACTTACTTTTTTAGGTGCAGGCATTTTATTAAACGACTTCTATGCGCTGCCAGCACCTGTGGCAGTGGTTTTAGGTATCATTTCGGCTTTTTTTATTCTTCGTGGATCTACTGAGGCTAAGGTAGCAGCTTTGATTCAGGGGTGTGGTGATTCAAAGATCATTACCATGTGCCTTATTTACCTGCTGGCAGGTGCGTTCGCCACAGTTACAAAAGTTGTAGGAGGAGTGGATGCTACAGTTAACCTTGGGTTGAGCGTGTTGCCGGTGCAGTACCTTGGTTTGGGAGTGTTTCTGCTGGCAGCTTTTCTGTCAACAGCTACGGGTACCTCGGTAGGTGCCATTGTGGCGCTGGGGCCAATTGTGGTGGGCCTGGCAGAGCAAAGCCATACTTCGCTGCCACTGCTGTTAGGAGCTTTGTTGGGCGGTGCGATGTTTGGTGATAACCTTTCCTTCATCTCCGATACTACTATTGCTGCTACCCAAACACAGGAGTGCAGCATGCGCGATAAGTTCAGGGTGAACATCCTTATTGCTGGCCCAGCCGCTCTTGTAACGATTGCGTTACTCCTGATAACAGGCCTTAACACGGCAGGGGCAGGAGCGGGGCTACTACCAGAGCTGCAGGACTTCTCGTTCTGGCAGATAGTGCCTTACCTGCTCGTGATTGTTTTGGCTATTTCTGGCGTTAATGTTTTTGTGGTACTTATACTTGGTACACTGGCCTCCGGGGCTGTAGGGTTGTGGCAGGGGCAGTTGGAGGTGCTGCAGTTTGGCCGCAGCGTGTACGAAGGCTTTACCGGTATGACAGAGATCTTCCTGCTTTCCATGCTAACTGGTGGGCTTGCAAAGATGGTAAGCGAGGCAGGTGGCATTGCCTTTCTGTTACAGCGGGTAAGCAAGGCTACACGTGGTTTCCGTTCGGCACAGGTAGGCATAGGCGCTTTGGTTGGTGGCACGAATACAGCTATTGCCAACAACACGGTCTCTATAGTGGTAACGGGGCAGGTGGTAAAGGAAATAAGCCAGAGGTATGCCGTTGACAAGCGCAAAACTGCCGCCTTAATGGATATATCTTCCTGCGTTGTACAAGGACTTTTACCTTACGGAGCACAGATCCTGATCCTGCTTAGCTTTACAGAAGGCAAGCTAAACTTCCTGGACCTCTGGGCAAATGCCTGGTATCTATACCTGTTGCTGCTGTTTAGCCTGTTAGCTGTCTATACCCCTTTTGTAGACAACTACTTAGCAAAACAACCAGCTGCTGAAACAGCAGTAGCTACTTCATAG
- a CDS encoding AAA family ATPase, with protein sequence MQEDILITTQENKTDYSALREVTENIKQELRQLIVGQEKLIELLLVAMLAEGHVLIEGVPGIAKTLTAKLLARTVQVSFSRIQFTPDLMPSDVLGTSVFHPGSATFEYKQGPIFANIVLIDEINRAPAKTQASLFEVMEEQHITHDGKVYPLQSPFVVLATQNPIEQEGTYRLPEAQLDRFMFKVLVDYPSLEEEIAILELQHKGPQLKKELDQVQPVLSAEQLLELRQAVQAIHLDKKLLEYIAQIVAETRVNKSLYLGASPRASIALLNSAKALAALRGRGFVTPEDVQELAPVVLRHRILLTPEREMEGITPDEVIKQIIQKIEVPR encoded by the coding sequence ATGCAAGAAGACATACTCATCACCACACAAGAAAACAAAACAGACTACAGCGCCCTGCGCGAGGTTACAGAAAACATAAAGCAGGAACTTCGGCAATTGATTGTTGGCCAGGAAAAGCTCATAGAGCTGCTGCTGGTAGCTATGCTTGCGGAAGGCCACGTGCTGATCGAAGGTGTGCCCGGAATCGCCAAAACATTAACAGCAAAACTGCTTGCCCGAACGGTACAGGTAAGCTTCAGCCGCATACAATTCACGCCCGACCTGATGCCTTCTGATGTGTTGGGAACTTCCGTATTTCACCCAGGTTCTGCTACATTTGAGTATAAGCAAGGCCCGATCTTCGCCAACATTGTACTGATAGACGAGATCAACCGTGCTCCTGCCAAAACCCAAGCTTCCCTGTTTGAGGTGATGGAGGAACAGCACATCACCCATGACGGCAAAGTATACCCACTACAATCTCCTTTTGTAGTACTGGCAACACAGAACCCGATTGAGCAGGAAGGTACTTACCGCCTGCCAGAGGCTCAGCTGGACCGCTTTATGTTTAAGGTACTGGTAGATTATCCAAGCCTGGAAGAGGAAATTGCCATACTGGAGCTACAGCACAAGGGCCCGCAGCTGAAAAAGGAGCTGGACCAGGTACAACCTGTACTGTCGGCGGAACAGTTGCTGGAACTGCGCCAGGCGGTGCAGGCCATTCACCTCGACAAAAAGCTCCTGGAGTACATTGCTCAAATAGTGGCCGAAACAAGGGTAAACAAATCGCTCTACCTGGGAGCCTCTCCGCGTGCCTCCATTGCCCTACTCAATAGCGCCAAGGCTTTGGCAGCTCTTCGTGGCCGTGGCTTTGTAACACCAGAGGATGTGCAGGAGCTGGCCCCGGTTGTGCTACGCCACCGTATTCTGCTTACACCTGAGCGAGAAATGGAAGGCATAACCCCGGACGAAGTGATAAAGCAGATTATTCAGAAAATAGAAGTGCCGCGCTAG
- a CDS encoding DUF819 domain-containing protein yields MESSAPLITNEAVVLGILLVILALVFQTSANTSRFWTRFYKVVPSLLLCYFIPALLNTFNIISGEASQLYFVASRFFLPASLILLTLSIDFKSLRMLGSKAVIMFFAGTLGVMLGGPIALFLVGSVFPDVLYTGDDEVWRGLSTISGSWIGGGANQAAMLEVFGASKEAFGQMIAVDVLVANVWMGFLLYWSQKPEKIDKLLGADSRPIRELEERLEGLQAGKRVMPTVTTTMVLLGVAFGFTGLSHFFADIIAPYFAENFPQLETYSITSGFFWLVIIATTAGLALSFTKARELEGYGASRFGSLFLYFLVATIGMSMDLGAVLDNPKLFLVGMFWIAFHILIMLVVARIIRAPFFYVAVGSQANIGGAASAPIVAVAFNKYLAPVGVLLAVLGYAVGTYGAYICGLMLQYVWNLLA; encoded by the coding sequence ATTGAATCTAGCGCACCGCTGATTACCAATGAAGCTGTAGTGTTGGGCATCCTGCTCGTCATTCTGGCCCTTGTTTTCCAGACCTCTGCCAATACCAGCCGCTTCTGGACCAGGTTTTACAAAGTTGTTCCCTCGCTGCTGCTATGCTACTTCATACCGGCTCTACTTAATACTTTCAACATCATTTCTGGTGAGGCATCGCAGCTATACTTTGTAGCCTCGCGCTTTTTCCTGCCTGCTTCGCTTATCCTGCTAACCTTAAGCATCGATTTCAAGTCGCTGCGCATGCTGGGTAGCAAGGCTGTCATTATGTTCTTTGCCGGTACGCTTGGCGTGATGTTGGGTGGCCCGATCGCTCTGTTTTTAGTAGGATCTGTTTTTCCGGATGTGCTTTATACCGGTGATGACGAAGTATGGAGAGGACTTTCCACTATTTCAGGAAGCTGGATAGGTGGTGGTGCCAACCAGGCGGCCATGCTGGAGGTGTTTGGCGCCAGCAAAGAAGCTTTCGGGCAGATGATTGCCGTGGACGTATTGGTAGCCAATGTCTGGATGGGATTCCTGCTTTATTGGTCGCAGAAGCCAGAGAAGATCGATAAGCTATTGGGTGCTGACAGCCGACCAATAAGAGAGCTGGAGGAGCGTCTGGAGGGTTTGCAGGCCGGTAAGCGTGTAATGCCGACAGTTACGACTACCATGGTGCTGTTGGGCGTAGCGTTTGGCTTTACGGGCCTTTCGCATTTCTTTGCTGATATTATCGCGCCATACTTTGCAGAGAATTTTCCTCAACTAGAGACCTACTCCATTACGAGCGGCTTTTTTTGGCTGGTGATTATTGCGACTACAGCTGGTCTGGCACTGTCGTTTACCAAGGCTCGTGAACTGGAGGGATATGGCGCCTCCCGCTTTGGCTCTCTTTTCCTGTACTTCCTGGTAGCTACCATTGGTATGAGTATGGACCTGGGAGCTGTGCTGGATAATCCAAAGCTGTTCCTGGTAGGTATGTTCTGGATTGCATTCCACATCCTGATCATGTTGGTTGTGGCACGCATCATCCGTGCTCCATTCTTCTATGTAGCAGTAGGCAGCCAGGCTAATATTGGTGGTGCAGCTTCTGCACCGATTGTAGCAGTGGCCTTCAACAAATACCTTGCTCCGGTAGGTGTTTTACTGGCTGTGCTTGGTTATGCAGTAGGTACTTATGGGGCCTACATCTGCGGATTGATGCTACAGTATGTTTGGAACTTGCTGGCTTAA
- a CDS encoding dipeptide epimerase translates to MKLTIRSFDLPLKHTFTISYDSRDVQPTMIVELEQDGYKGYGEATSNPYYGFTIESMSAALENLREQIEATKLENPEEFWAQMQPHLTDNPFALCALDMAANDLFGKLNGQPLYKLWGLSSDHVPLTDYTIGIDTIENMVKKLKEMPWPLYKIKLGTKEDVAIIKELRKHTDAVFRVDANCAWGVEETIENSKQLKPLNVEFIEQPMRADDMDGMKQVYQQSALPLIADESCITESDVAKCHGHFHGVNVKLVKCGGLTPARRMLKEARELGLKTMVGCMTESTVGISAIAQLLPMLDYVDMDGSLLLSKDIARGVTIDYGKVLYSQVNGTGAELLA, encoded by the coding sequence ATGAAACTCACTATTCGGTCATTTGACCTGCCTTTGAAGCATACCTTTACAATTTCTTACGACTCCCGCGATGTGCAGCCAACCATGATTGTGGAGCTGGAGCAGGATGGGTACAAAGGCTACGGAGAAGCCACCAGCAACCCATACTACGGCTTCACTATTGAGAGTATGTCAGCGGCGTTGGAGAATTTACGTGAGCAGATTGAGGCAACAAAGCTGGAGAACCCGGAGGAATTCTGGGCACAAATGCAGCCACACCTTACAGACAATCCGTTTGCGCTGTGTGCCTTAGATATGGCCGCTAACGATCTTTTTGGTAAACTGAATGGACAGCCACTGTATAAGCTTTGGGGTTTAAGCTCCGATCATGTTCCCCTAACCGACTATACAATTGGTATCGACACTATTGAGAACATGGTGAAGAAATTAAAGGAGATGCCATGGCCGCTATACAAAATTAAGCTAGGTACGAAGGAAGATGTAGCCATCATCAAAGAGCTGCGCAAGCACACCGATGCTGTGTTTAGAGTGGATGCAAACTGTGCATGGGGTGTGGAAGAGACTATTGAGAACTCGAAGCAACTAAAACCGCTGAACGTTGAGTTTATTGAGCAGCCTATGCGTGCCGACGATATGGATGGTATGAAGCAGGTATACCAGCAGTCAGCACTTCCGCTTATTGCTGACGAAAGCTGTATTACCGAAAGCGATGTGGCCAAGTGTCATGGTCATTTCCATGGAGTAAACGTGAAGCTGGTGAAGTGTGGTGGCCTTACGCCTGCACGCCGCATGCTGAAGGAAGCCCGTGAACTAGGCTTGAAAACCATGGTAGGCTGTATGACCGAATCAACAGTAGGTATTTCTGCCATAGCACAGTTACTGCCGATGCTGGACTACGTAGATATGGATGGCTCCCTGTTACTGAGCAAAGACATTGCCCGCGGCGTTACCATTGACTATGGAAAGGTTCTCTACAGCCAGGTAAACGGAACAGGAGCTGAACTGCTAGCCTAA
- a CDS encoding C40 family peptidase: MKKNYLIPALGLLMACTSGKETATTANAPLEPHIEAVRQEYAPDKRVALFKVEQHGNVLAGETNMPEAKQELLEKLKAENITYIDSIQVLPNAGLEGKEYGVITISVANLRSEPKHPAELATQATMGTPVNVLKKDRGWYLVQTPDKYLAWVDASGVTLMDKATFDTWQSSPKLLYTKPYGFALESASANAGTVSDLVYGDVLALQQKQGDFYAVSFPDGRKGFVPVAESIKYDEWVASRQPSGENLVNTSKQLLGLPYLWGGTSFKGVDCSGFTKTVYFMNGLVLPRDASQQVHIGELVDTSNGWNNMQPGDLLFFGVPAKDGKSERVVHVGMWIGGNQEFIHSAGRVRISSMNPAAENFDEPELKRFLRAKRIAPEDVVVDLRKTALYQ; this comes from the coding sequence ATGAAAAAGAACTATCTCATACCTGCCCTTGGTCTCCTGATGGCTTGTACATCCGGTAAGGAGACTGCCACTACTGCCAATGCCCCCCTGGAGCCGCATATTGAAGCGGTACGCCAGGAGTATGCGCCAGATAAGCGTGTGGCCCTGTTTAAAGTAGAGCAGCACGGTAACGTGCTGGCAGGAGAAACCAATATGCCCGAAGCGAAGCAGGAGTTGCTGGAGAAGCTGAAAGCAGAAAATATTACCTACATAGACAGCATTCAGGTACTGCCAAATGCTGGCCTGGAAGGCAAAGAGTATGGTGTGATCACGATTTCGGTAGCTAACCTGCGCTCAGAGCCAAAGCATCCTGCAGAACTGGCCACACAGGCTACCATGGGTACACCTGTTAACGTACTGAAGAAGGACCGTGGCTGGTACCTGGTGCAGACTCCGGATAAGTACCTGGCCTGGGTAGATGCCAGCGGCGTCACCCTGATGGATAAGGCCACTTTTGATACCTGGCAGAGTAGTCCGAAGCTGTTGTATACCAAGCCTTATGGTTTTGCTTTAGAGTCGGCTAGTGCCAATGCTGGAACAGTATCTGACCTGGTTTATGGCGATGTGCTGGCACTGCAGCAAAAGCAGGGCGATTTCTATGCTGTTTCCTTCCCGGACGGCAGAAAAGGTTTTGTGCCAGTGGCAGAGTCTATCAAGTATGATGAGTGGGTAGCTAGCCGCCAGCCAAGTGGTGAGAACCTGGTAAATACAAGCAAGCAACTACTTGGGCTACCATACCTGTGGGGTGGTACTTCCTTCAAAGGCGTGGATTGCAGCGGCTTTACTAAAACAGTATACTTCATGAACGGCTTGGTGCTTCCGCGCGACGCCTCTCAGCAGGTGCATATTGGCGAATTGGTAGACACTTCTAACGGCTGGAACAATATGCAGCCAGGTGACCTACTATTCTTTGGTGTTCCTGCAAAAGATGGTAAGTCGGAGCGTGTCGTACACGTGGGTATGTGGATCGGCGGTAACCAAGAGTTTATTCACTCCGCAGGTCGTGTACGTATCAGCAGCATGAACCCTGCAGCAGAAAACTTTGATGAGCCGGAGTTGAAGCGCTTCCTGAGAGCCAAACGGATAGCACCTGAGGATGTGGTGGTAGACCTTCGTAAGACAGCCCTTTACCAGTAA